A single window of Flavobacterium sp. 140616W15 DNA harbors:
- a CDS encoding ATP-dependent Clp protease ATP-binding subunit has product MDDNFSPRVKDVITYSKEEALRLGHDFIGTEHLMLGILRDGNGKAIHILNNLEVDLEHLRRKVEILSPANPSAEINVEKKNLHLTRQAERALKTTFLEAKVFQSSSISTAHLLLCILRNENDPTTKLLNKLKIDYDVAKEQYLNMTPSEEEFLENLPRNESYNDDSGQDDSLKEGSFNNPANKSNKKSKTPVLDNFGRDLTEMAEEGKLDPVVGREKEIERVSQILSRRKKNNPLLIGEPGVGKSAIAEGLALRIVQKKVSRILFHKRVVTLDLASLVAGTKYRGQFEERMKAVMNELEKNDDIILFIDEIHTIVGAGGATGSLDASNMFKPALSRGEIQCIGATTLDEYRQYIEKDGALERRFQKVIVEPTSIEETIEILNNIKDKYEDHHNVTYTPEAIEACVKLTSRYMSERFLPDKAIDALDEAGSRVHITNIDVPKQILDLERQLEEVRENKNVVVKKQKYEEAAKLRDDEKRIEKELAVAQEQWEEDSKNNRILVTEDNVADVVSMMTGIPVNRIAQTESNKLAKLPELIQDKVIGQNEAVLKIARSIQRNRAGLKDPNRPIGSFIFLGQTGVGKTQLAKVLAKELFDSEDALVRIDMSEYMEKFAISRLVGAPPGYVGYEEGGQLTEKVRRKPYCVVLLDEIEKAHPDVFNMMLQVLDDGYLTDSLGRKIDFKNTIIIMTSNVGARQLKDFGQGVGFGTAAKIAQADDNSKSIIENALKKTFAPEFLNRIDDVIVFNSLEKSDIDLIIEIELKKLYARVEELGYKLNLTDKAKAFIADKGFDKQFGARPLKRAIQKYVEDILAEEIITSKIASGDEILIDLNEESQELTVDVHKAEEPTNQ; this is encoded by the coding sequence ATGGATGATAATTTTTCACCAAGAGTAAAAGATGTTATTACCTACAGTAAAGAAGAAGCCTTAAGATTGGGACACGACTTTATTGGTACTGAACATTTGATGCTAGGCATTTTAAGGGATGGAAACGGAAAAGCCATTCATATATTAAATAACCTAGAAGTTGATTTAGAGCATTTACGTAGGAAAGTTGAAATACTGAGTCCTGCCAATCCTAGTGCCGAAATCAATGTAGAAAAAAAGAATCTCCATCTTACACGTCAAGCGGAGAGAGCATTAAAGACTACATTTCTAGAGGCCAAAGTATTCCAGAGTTCATCTATTAGTACAGCGCACTTACTTTTATGCATCTTACGAAACGAAAACGATCCAACAACCAAGCTATTGAATAAGCTAAAAATAGATTATGACGTAGCTAAAGAACAATACTTAAATATGACTCCAAGCGAAGAAGAATTTTTAGAAAACTTGCCAAGAAACGAATCATATAATGATGATTCAGGACAAGATGACAGTCTTAAAGAAGGAAGTTTTAATAATCCAGCCAATAAGTCCAATAAAAAATCTAAAACACCTGTTTTGGATAATTTTGGGAGAGATTTAACAGAAATGGCCGAGGAAGGAAAACTTGATCCTGTTGTAGGACGTGAGAAAGAAATTGAACGCGTTTCGCAAATTTTAAGCCGTAGAAAAAAGAACAACCCTTTATTAATTGGTGAACCTGGAGTAGGAAAATCTGCTATCGCAGAAGGTCTTGCCTTACGTATTGTTCAGAAAAAAGTATCTCGTATCTTATTTCACAAACGTGTGGTAACCTTAGATTTAGCAAGCCTTGTAGCAGGAACAAAATATCGTGGTCAGTTTGAAGAACGCATGAAAGCAGTAATGAATGAATTAGAAAAAAATGATGACATCATCCTTTTTATCGATGAAATTCATACCATTGTTGGTGCTGGAGGTGCAACTGGATCTCTAGATGCTTCTAATATGTTTAAACCTGCCTTATCAAGAGGAGAAATCCAATGTATTGGAGCCACTACACTTGATGAGTACAGACAATATATAGAAAAAGATGGTGCGCTAGAAAGACGTTTCCAGAAAGTAATTGTAGAACCAACTTCTATTGAAGAAACAATTGAAATTTTAAATAACATTAAAGACAAATACGAAGATCACCACAACGTGACTTATACACCCGAAGCAATCGAAGCTTGTGTAAAATTAACAAGCCGATATATGTCGGAACGTTTCTTGCCAGACAAAGCTATTGATGCTCTTGATGAGGCTGGATCTCGTGTACATATCACTAATATTGATGTTCCAAAACAAATTTTAGATTTAGAACGTCAACTGGAAGAAGTGCGTGAAAACAAAAATGTAGTTGTCAAAAAACAAAAATATGAGGAAGCAGCTAAACTTCGCGATGATGAAAAACGCATCGAAAAAGAATTAGCCGTAGCTCAGGAACAATGGGAAGAAGATTCTAAAAATAACCGAATCCTTGTAACCGAAGATAATGTTGCCGATGTAGTATCTATGATGACAGGAATTCCTGTAAATAGAATTGCACAAACAGAAAGCAACAAATTGGCTAAATTACCTGAATTAATTCAAGATAAAGTAATTGGTCAGAACGAAGCTGTTTTAAAAATCGCTCGTTCTATTCAACGTAACAGAGCTGGTCTTAAAGACCCAAACAGACCTATTGGATCATTCATTTTCTTAGGACAAACTGGTGTTGGTAAAACACAACTAGCAAAGGTTCTGGCAAAAGAATTATTCGATTCTGAAGATGCTTTGGTTCGTATTGACATGAGCGAATACATGGAGAAATTTGCTATTTCTCGTTTAGTTGGAGCGCCTCCGGGGTACGTTGGTTACGAAGAAGGTGGACAATTAACTGAAAAAGTTCGTAGAAAACCTTACTGTGTTGTACTTTTAGATGAGATCGAAAAAGCACATCCAGATGTATTCAATATGATGCTTCAGGTGCTTGATGATGGATATTTAACAGATAGTTTAGGTCGAAAAATTGACTTTAAAAACACTATAATTATCATGACTTCAAATGTTGGAGCAAGACAATTAAAAGATTTTGGTCAAGGAGTTGGATTTGGAACTGCTGCTAAAATTGCTCAAGCCGATGATAATTCGAAAAGCATTATCGAAAACGCATTGAAGAAAACATTTGCACCAGAATTCTTAAACAGAATTGATGATGTTATTGTATTCAACAGCTTAGAGAAAAGCGATATCGATTTGATTATCGAAATTGAACTTAAGAAACTATACGCACGTGTAGAAGAATTAGGATACAAACTAAACCTTACTGATAAAGCAAAAGCATTTATCGCAGATAAAGGGTTCGATAAGCAATTTGGAGCAAGACCTCTAAAAAGAGCGATTCAAAAATACGTTGAAGATATATTGGCAGAAGAGATCATTACTTCTAAAATTGCTTCGGGCGATGAAATCTTGATTGATTTAAATGAAGAATCACAAGAACTTACTGTTGATGTTCATAAAGCCGAAGAGCCAACTAATCAATAA
- the gyrA gene encoding DNA gyrase subunit A — protein MSEGEKLIPINIEDEMKSAYIDYSMSVIVSRALPDVRDGLKPVHRRVLYGMYDLGVTSKSAHKKSARIVGEVLGKYHPHGDTSVYDAMVRMAQEWSLRYLLVDGQGNFGSVDGDSPAAMRYTEARMRKISEEIMADIEKETVDFQLNFDDTLYEPKVMPTRVPTLLINGATGIAVGMATNMPPHNLTEVINGTLAYLENNDIEIDELITHIKAPDFPTGGIIYGYEGVREAFKTGRGRIVMRAKVGFEEVDGRECIIVTEIPYQVNKAEMIKRTADLVNDKKIDGIANIRDESDRNGMRIVYILKRDATPNVVLNTLYKYTSLQSSFSVNNIALVKGRPQMLNLKDMIHYFIEHRHDVVVRRTRFELRKAEERAHILEGLIIASDNIDEVIALIRGSKNTEEAREKLIERFNLSDIQARAIVEMRLRQLTGLEQDKLRAEYEELMKLIDHLKALLADVDLRTNLIKEELIEIRDKYGDERRSKIEYSGGDVSIEDLIADENVVITISHAGYIKRTNLTEYKTQNRGGVGQKSAGTRDQDFLEHMFVATNHQYMMFFTQKGKCFWMRVYEIPEGSKTAKGRAIQNLVNIESDDKVKAFICTQDLKDKDYINSHNLVMVTKKGQVKKTSLEKYSKPRVNGVAAITIKEGDELLEAKLTNGESQIILAVKSGKLVRFEETKTRPMGRTASGVRGITLKDDTDEVIGMVTVDKDDVNDSQILVVTENGYGKRTKLVDDDGEDVYRITNRGGKGVKTLNITEKTGKLISINAVTDADDLMIINKSGLTIRMAIEDLRVMGRATQGVRLINLKGKDSIAAVTKVMKDDVAEVVVDEDGNVIESVIERVKPDLEVLEDEGVVEDEDEDDDEDVEEDDAEDDSEEEESEE, from the coding sequence ATGTCTGAAGGAGAAAAGTTAATTCCTATTAACATAGAGGATGAAATGAAATCAGCTTACATCGATTATTCGATGTCAGTAATTGTATCGAGAGCGCTTCCTGATGTTAGAGATGGCTTGAAACCAGTGCATCGAAGAGTTCTATACGGAATGTATGATTTAGGTGTAACTTCAAAATCTGCCCATAAAAAATCCGCCAGAATTGTCGGTGAAGTTTTAGGAAAGTATCACCCACACGGAGATACTTCAGTTTACGACGCCATGGTACGTATGGCTCAAGAATGGAGTTTGCGTTATTTATTAGTGGATGGCCAAGGTAACTTTGGTTCTGTAGATGGAGATAGCCCGGCAGCAATGCGTTATACGGAGGCTAGAATGCGTAAGATTTCAGAAGAAATAATGGCTGATATCGAAAAAGAAACAGTTGATTTTCAATTGAACTTTGATGATACGTTATATGAGCCTAAAGTAATGCCAACTAGAGTTCCTACTTTATTAATAAACGGAGCAACTGGTATTGCAGTAGGTATGGCAACTAATATGCCACCTCACAACCTTACAGAAGTTATCAACGGTACATTAGCTTACCTTGAAAATAACGATATTGAAATAGACGAATTAATCACGCATATTAAAGCACCTGATTTTCCAACAGGAGGTATAATATATGGTTACGAAGGAGTTCGTGAAGCATTTAAAACAGGTAGAGGACGTATTGTAATGCGTGCCAAAGTTGGTTTTGAAGAAGTAGATGGTAGAGAATGTATCATTGTAACCGAAATTCCATACCAAGTCAATAAGGCAGAAATGATCAAGCGTACTGCTGATTTGGTAAATGATAAAAAAATCGATGGAATTGCAAATATCCGTGATGAGTCTGATAGAAACGGTATGCGTATCGTTTATATCCTTAAGCGTGATGCAACTCCAAACGTTGTTTTAAATACCTTATATAAATATACGTCATTACAATCTTCATTTAGTGTAAATAATATTGCATTAGTAAAAGGTCGCCCACAAATGTTGAATCTAAAAGATATGATTCACTATTTTATTGAGCACCGTCATGATGTTGTAGTTCGTAGAACTAGATTTGAATTACGTAAAGCCGAAGAAAGAGCGCACATCTTAGAAGGTTTAATTATTGCATCAGACAATATTGATGAAGTAATTGCTTTAATAAGAGGTTCGAAAAATACGGAAGAAGCTCGTGAGAAATTAATCGAAAGATTCAATTTATCAGATATTCAAGCACGTGCTATCGTAGAGATGCGTTTGCGTCAATTAACAGGTCTGGAACAAGATAAGTTAAGAGCTGAATACGAAGAATTAATGAAATTAATTGATCACTTGAAAGCATTATTAGCTGATGTTGATTTGAGAACTAATTTAATTAAGGAAGAACTAATCGAGATCCGTGATAAATACGGAGATGAGCGTCGTTCTAAAATTGAATATTCTGGTGGAGATGTTAGTATTGAAGATTTAATTGCAGATGAGAATGTAGTAATTACAATTTCGCATGCTGGTTATATCAAACGTACAAATCTTACGGAGTACAAAACACAAAATAGAGGAGGAGTTGGACAAAAAAGTGCTGGAACAAGAGATCAAGATTTCCTTGAGCATATGTTTGTTGCAACCAATCATCAATATATGATGTTCTTTACCCAAAAAGGGAAGTGTTTCTGGATGCGTGTGTATGAAATTCCAGAAGGAAGTAAAACTGCCAAAGGTAGAGCGATCCAAAACTTGGTGAATATAGAAAGCGATGATAAAGTTAAAGCGTTTATCTGTACTCAAGACTTAAAAGACAAAGATTACATCAATAGTCATAACTTAGTTATGGTAACGAAAAAAGGACAGGTTAAGAAAACTTCTTTAGAGAAATATTCTAAACCTAGAGTAAATGGAGTTGCTGCAATTACTATTAAAGAAGGAGACGAATTATTAGAAGCTAAATTAACCAATGGAGAAAGTCAGATTATTTTGGCTGTTAAATCTGGTAAATTAGTTCGTTTTGAAGAAACTAAAACCCGTCCGATGGGAAGAACAGCTTCAGGAGTTCGTGGAATTACTTTAAAAGATGATACCGATGAAGTAATTGGTATGGTTACAGTTGATAAAGATGATGTTAACGATTCTCAAATTTTAGTTGTAACTGAAAATGGATACGGAAAACGTACCAAATTAGTTGATGACGATGGTGAAGATGTTTACAGAATTACAAATCGTGGAGGTAAAGGAGTTAAAACTCTTAATATTACTGAAAAAACCGGAAAACTTATTTCGATTAATGCAGTAACAGATGCTGATGATTTGATGATTATCAATAAATCTGGATTAACAATTAGAATGGCTATTGAAGATTTACGTGTAATGGGTCGTGCTACTCAGGGAGTTCGATTGATTAATTTAAAAGGTAAAGATTCTATTGCAGCTGTAACTAAAGTAATGAAAGATGATGTTGCAGAAGTTGTTGTTGATGAGGACGGAAATGTTATCGAAAGTGTTATCGAAAGAGTAAAACCAGACTTAGAAGTTCTAGAAGACGAAGGTGTTGTTGAAGACGAAGACGAAGATGATGACGAAGACGTTGAGGAAGATGATGCAGAAGACGACTCGGAAGAAGAAGAATCTGAAGAATAA
- a CDS encoding tetratricopeptide repeat protein — translation MKSKYVILASALLISVATFAQKDQIKSAEKALKSGDTKSAISILDAADYLITNAKDTEQAQYYFVKGNAYLEEAKKGVDEGKNLLLAAESYKKLIETEKQSGKTKYSTQAAASITDIKGRLINGAIADSKVNKHADGAKKIYDAYLLDKKDTVNLYYAASTYVNAGDYTAALPLYEELKRLNYSGKGTTYLATNKGTGEDNAFATANERDLAVKIGTHENPKTEVSPSKRGEIFKNISLILVQNGKIEEAKKAVAEARTANPEDKSLILTEANLYLETKDYDTYKKLIGEVLKNNPNDADLLFNLGVLSGNAKNSADAEKYYTKVIEIKPDYINAYINLAALKLENEKAIIDEMNKLGNSAKDMKRYDELKVKRNNLFKSTIPYLKKAVELDPKNEDVSKTLLNVYSALEMTAEYKALKAKM, via the coding sequence ATGAAAAGTAAATATGTAATACTAGCGTCAGCTTTATTGATATCAGTAGCTACTTTTGCTCAAAAAGATCAAATTAAGAGTGCTGAAAAAGCATTGAAAAGCGGAGATACTAAATCGGCTATCTCTATTCTAGACGCAGCAGATTACCTGATTACAAATGCAAAAGATACTGAGCAAGCTCAATATTATTTTGTAAAAGGAAATGCTTACTTAGAAGAAGCTAAAAAAGGAGTAGATGAAGGAAAAAACCTTTTGCTTGCTGCAGAATCATACAAGAAATTAATTGAAACTGAGAAGCAATCAGGGAAAACTAAATATTCAACTCAAGCAGCTGCTTCAATTACTGATATCAAAGGAAGATTGATTAATGGTGCTATCGCTGATTCTAAAGTAAATAAACATGCAGATGGAGCAAAGAAAATCTATGATGCTTATTTATTAGACAAAAAAGATACAGTTAACTTGTATTATGCAGCTTCAACTTATGTAAATGCTGGAGATTATACTGCAGCTTTACCACTTTATGAAGAGTTGAAAAGATTAAACTATTCAGGAAAAGGTACAACGTACTTGGCTACAAATAAAGGTACTGGAGAAGATAATGCTTTTGCTACTGCAAATGAAAGAGATCTTGCTGTTAAGATTGGAACTCATGAGAATCCAAAAACAGAAGTTTCTCCTTCTAAAAGAGGTGAGATTTTCAAAAACATCTCTCTTATCTTAGTTCAAAATGGTAAAATTGAAGAAGCTAAAAAAGCTGTCGCTGAAGCTAGAACAGCTAATCCAGAAGATAAATCTTTGATTTTAACAGAGGCAAATTTATATTTGGAAACTAAAGATTATGATACTTATAAAAAACTAATCGGTGAGGTTTTGAAAAACAATCCAAACGATGCTGATTTGCTTTTTAACTTAGGAGTATTAAGCGGAAATGCTAAAAATTCTGCAGACGCTGAAAAATATTATACTAAAGTAATCGAAATCAAACCTGATTATATTAATGCATATATTAACCTAGCAGCATTAAAATTAGAGAACGAAAAAGCTATAATTGACGAAATGAATAAGCTTGGGAATTCAGCTAAAGACATGAAGCGTTATGATGAATTGAAAGTTAAGAGAAACAACCTTTTCAAAAGCACAATTCCATACCTTAAAAAAGCAGTTGAGTTAGATCCTAAAAACGAGGATGTTTCTAAAACACTTTTAAATGTTTACAGCGCACTTGAAATGACTGCTGAATACAAAGCATTGAAAGCAAAAATGTAA
- the nth gene encoding endonuclease III, producing MDLFGETPDWKVILEPILTKYKGRKHPLDYQNTYQLLVMVVLSAQDSDANINSIAPTFFAKYPNMESLAKTNTEELFSYISKVRNYRTKAEWLIEIANTVQKDENIPMTMKDLVALKGIGRKSANVILKESNKPAEGIIADLHVIRVAPRIGLTKESKDGNKVEKELMQLLPKDIWGEIGMAISFLGRETCRPKPKCNECLINPHCNYYLSLE from the coding sequence ATGGATTTATTTGGCGAAACTCCAGATTGGAAAGTAATTCTAGAACCTATTCTAACAAAATACAAAGGCAGAAAACACCCTTTAGATTATCAGAATACCTATCAATTACTTGTAATGGTAGTATTATCAGCTCAAGATTCTGATGCCAACATCAATTCAATTGCTCCTACTTTCTTTGCAAAATATCCAAACATGGAAAGCCTTGCTAAAACAAATACAGAAGAACTATTTTCTTATATTAGTAAAGTTAGAAACTACAGAACTAAGGCCGAATGGTTAATAGAAATTGCCAATACTGTTCAAAAGGATGAAAATATCCCGATGACAATGAAAGATTTGGTAGCATTAAAAGGTATTGGTCGAAAATCTGCTAATGTGATTCTAAAAGAGTCAAATAAGCCTGCTGAAGGAATTATTGCAGATTTACATGTTATTCGTGTAGCACCAAGAATTGGACTAACAAAAGAATCTAAAGACGGTAATAAAGTAGAAAAAGAATTGATGCAACTTTTACCAAAAGACATTTGGGGAGAAATAGGAATGGCTATTTCATTTTTAGGAAGAGAGACCTGTCGTCCAAAGCCAAAATGCAACGAATGCCTAATTAACCCGCATTGCAATTATTACCTTAGCCTAGAATAA
- the msrB gene encoding peptide-methionine (R)-S-oxide reductase MsrB: MKYPIEKTEQEWREQLGNDRYHVLRQKGTERPHTGEYNLHFENGVYCCGACNEPLFESNSKFDAHCGWPSFDESIPGKVEYISDVSHGMKRTEILCANCGSHLGHVFDDGPTKTGQRYCVNSLSIDFKDK; encoded by the coding sequence ATGAAATATCCAATCGAAAAAACAGAACAGGAATGGAGAGAGCAACTTGGCAATGACCGTTACCATGTACTCCGCCAAAAAGGAACCGAACGCCCACATACTGGAGAATATAACCTTCATTTTGAAAATGGAGTTTATTGTTGTGGAGCTTGTAATGAACCATTGTTTGAGAGTAATTCGAAATTTGATGCACACTGCGGATGGCCTTCATTTGACGAATCGATACCTGGTAAAGTCGAATATATTTCGGATGTAAGCCACGGAATGAAACGTACTGAAATTTTATGTGCAAATTGCGGAAGTCACTTAGGACATGTATTCGATGACGGTCCAACCAAAACTGGACAACGCTATTGTGTAAACTCTTTATCGATAGATTTTAAAGACAAATAG
- a CDS encoding alpha/beta fold hydrolase — protein MSKKTSNPTESLKIPRFIITTGKFLSFISPKLATSYATKLFITPIKHKVPKRELEMDRKSIQNTIKVPAINSEIVVYKYGKSDKRVLLVHGWSGRGTQLFKIADELLKHGYQTISFDAPAHGKSPDKTTHMVDFIASILEIEKQYGPFEAAVGHSLGGMSVLNAIKQGLNVNRAVIIGSGDIVQDIIDDFVAKLELKPDISTRLRNYFENKYNIKMNDFSAYVAAASINIPVLVIHDKDDPEVAVKAGIHINEHLKNSTLLLTEGLGHRKILGNSNVINKTVQFIEHK, from the coding sequence ATGTCAAAAAAAACATCTAATCCCACAGAATCACTAAAAATTCCTCGATTTATAATAACAACAGGTAAATTCCTTTCTTTTATTTCGCCTAAACTAGCCACTTCATATGCTACAAAACTTTTTATAACTCCAATAAAGCATAAGGTTCCTAAAAGAGAATTGGAAATGGACCGCAAAAGCATCCAGAATACTATAAAAGTACCCGCAATAAATAGCGAAATTGTTGTCTATAAATATGGAAAAAGCGACAAGAGAGTACTTTTAGTTCACGGTTGGTCTGGTCGTGGCACACAATTATTTAAGATTGCCGACGAACTCCTTAAACATGGTTACCAAACTATTAGTTTTGATGCGCCTGCTCATGGAAAATCTCCTGATAAAACCACACATATGGTCGACTTTATTGCTTCAATTTTAGAAATTGAAAAACAATATGGCCCATTTGAAGCCGCCGTTGGACATTCATTAGGAGGCATGTCTGTTTTAAATGCTATAAAACAAGGGTTAAATGTGAATCGTGCAGTTATTATTGGCAGTGGCGACATCGTTCAGGACATTATTGATGATTTTGTCGCTAAACTAGAATTAAAACCAGATATCAGTACTCGCCTACGAAACTATTTTGAAAATAAATACAACATAAAAATGAATGATTTTTCAGCATATGTAGCAGCGGCATCTATAAATATTCCTGTTTTAGTTATTCATGATAAAGATGATCCAGAAGTTGCTGTAAAAGCTGGAATTCATATAAATGAACATTTAAAAAACAGCACATTGCTATTAACCGAGGGATTAGGACATCGTAAAATTTTAGGCAATTCGAATGTTATTAATAAAACAGTACAATTTATTGAACATAAGTAA
- a CDS encoding M48 family metallopeptidase: MRNKLLLGIFTIATVYSCAVNPVTGKKSLNFVSNSELFPSSFQQYNTFLKENKVITGTADAKRVENVGMKIKAAAEKYLAYLGQSQYLKDYRWEYKLVDNKEVNAWCMPGGKIVVYSGILPVTKDDAGLATVLGHEVSHALANHGAQRMSAAQLQQLGAVGVAAVTGNQSAETQQMWQKYYGIGSQVGVMLPFSRNNESEADKIGLTLMAIAGYNPDESIAFWKRMAAQSSGKTPEFLSTHPSDATRVANLSTLIPQAKATALKVGIIK, encoded by the coding sequence ATGAGAAATAAATTATTATTGGGAATTTTCACTATAGCTACGGTGTATTCATGTGCAGTTAATCCTGTTACAGGAAAAAAGAGTCTTAATTTTGTTTCTAATAGCGAGCTGTTTCCATCTTCGTTTCAGCAGTACAATACCTTTCTTAAAGAAAATAAAGTCATTACAGGTACTGCCGATGCCAAAAGAGTTGAAAATGTTGGTATGAAAATAAAAGCGGCAGCCGAAAAATATTTAGCCTATTTAGGTCAATCACAATATCTTAAGGATTACCGCTGGGAATATAAACTAGTTGATAATAAAGAAGTAAATGCTTGGTGTATGCCAGGAGGTAAAATTGTTGTTTATTCAGGAATTCTACCAGTAACCAAAGACGATGCAGGTTTAGCAACCGTTTTAGGGCACGAAGTTTCACATGCATTGGCAAATCACGGAGCACAACGTATGAGTGCGGCCCAGTTGCAACAATTAGGTGCCGTTGGTGTTGCAGCAGTAACAGGCAATCAAAGTGCAGAGACACAACAAATGTGGCAGAAATATTATGGAATAGGATCGCAAGTAGGAGTGATGTTGCCATTTAGCAGAAATAACGAAAGTGAAGCTGATAAAATTGGATTAACTCTTATGGCAATTGCAGGATACAATCCAGATGAATCTATTGCTTTTTGGAAAAGAATGGCAGCTCAATCATCTGGGAAAACACCAGAGTTTTTGAGTACACACCCGTCTGATGCAACCAGAGTTGCTAATTTAAGTACATTAATTCCTCAAGCAAAAGCAACGGCGCTTAAAGTAGGTATAATCAAATAA
- a CDS encoding MFS transporter has translation MKNLPKGDKKLLNAWAFYDWANSVYTLTIASAVFPIFYEALFSEGEHYIHVFGMDLKNSALISFVTAMAFLVVSFISPLLSGIADYVGNKKSFMKFFCYLGALSCMGLYWFNLGNIYVGLAFYFLGLLGYWGSLVFYNSYLPDIAFVEQQDKISAKGYSLGYIGSVILLVINLAMIMKPKLFGITGTDGEAAMKAMRYSFLMVGVWWILFSQYTYYYLPKGSRETSQKLSKQILFNGFKELKKVWALLSVNIPLKRYLGGFFVSSMAVQTVMLVATYFGAQEVQWPTKEEGTIGLIICILLIQLVAVIGAVITSRASAKFGNIPTLIVINIVWAILCCVGAYFVTLPIHFYAMATVAGLVMGGIQALSRSTYSKLLPVTEDTTSFFSFYDVAEKIGIVIGMCVYGIIDQMTGSPRAAIVILGLFFIVAIFLLRRIPKTVTLDK, from the coding sequence ATGAAAAACTTACCAAAAGGGGATAAGAAACTGCTAAATGCATGGGCATTTTATGATTGGGCAAATTCAGTTTATACTCTTACTATTGCATCGGCAGTATTTCCAATATTTTACGAAGCTTTATTTTCTGAAGGGGAACATTATATTCATGTTTTTGGAATGGATCTTAAAAATTCGGCTTTGATTAGTTTTGTGACTGCAATGGCTTTTTTAGTTGTTTCTTTTATTTCGCCTTTATTATCAGGAATTGCAGATTATGTGGGAAATAAAAAATCTTTCATGAAGTTTTTCTGTTATTTAGGAGCCTTATCTTGTATGGGATTATATTGGTTTAATCTGGGAAATATATATGTTGGATTGGCATTTTATTTTTTAGGACTATTGGGTTATTGGGGAAGTTTAGTTTTTTATAATTCCTATTTGCCAGATATTGCTTTTGTAGAACAGCAAGATAAAATTAGCGCTAAAGGATATTCTTTAGGATATATTGGAAGTGTAATTTTGTTGGTAATCAATTTGGCTATGATTATGAAGCCAAAGCTTTTTGGAATCACAGGTACAGATGGTGAAGCAGCAATGAAAGCAATGCGCTATTCATTTTTAATGGTAGGAGTTTGGTGGATATTATTCAGCCAATATACGTATTACTATTTACCAAAGGGAAGCAGAGAAACTAGTCAGAAATTATCTAAACAGATACTGTTTAATGGATTTAAAGAACTAAAGAAGGTTTGGGCTTTATTGAGTGTGAATATTCCATTAAAACGCTATTTAGGAGGTTTTTTCGTTTCGAGTATGGCTGTGCAGACAGTAATGCTTGTAGCTACTTATTTTGGAGCGCAGGAAGTGCAATGGCCAACGAAAGAAGAGGGGACAATTGGTTTAATTATTTGTATTTTATTAATACAATTAGTAGCGGTTATTGGGGCAGTTATAACTTCAAGAGCATCGGCTAAATTTGGTAATATCCCGACTTTAATTGTTATTAATATTGTTTGGGCAATACTTTGTTGCGTTGGAGCCTACTTTGTTACTTTGCCAATACATTTTTACGCAATGGCAACGGTGGCAGGACTTGTTATGGGCGGAATTCAAGCTCTATCACGTTCTACTTATTCAAAATTATTGCCAGTAACAGAAGATACAACTTCATTTTTTAGTTTTTATGATGTTGCTGAAAAAATAGGTATTGTAATCGGAATGTGTGTGTATGGTATTATTGATCAAATGACAGGAAGTCCGCGTGCGGCAATTGTAATTTTAGGGCTATTTTTTATAGTAGCAATATTCTTATTGAGAAGAATACCTAAAACAGTAACTTTAGATAAATAA